TGGCTCGCCGGGTACGTCAACGCGGCCGGCGGCAGCATCTTCCCGATCGTGCCCTGGGCCGGCTTCACCTACACCGGCATCGTCATCGCCTACGCGGTCGGCGTGGGCGGGGCGGGCTCCGCCAAGGCCGTGAGCGAGCGCGTCAGCTGGCCCTTCGCCGCGCTCGCCGCGCTCTTCCTGCTCGTCCCCGTGGTGCTCGACCGCTTCGGTCCCTTCCCCTGGCCCGAGCACAACTTCTGGAAGACGAACCCCTTCTTCTTCTTCTGGCGCCTCGGCAACGTGATGGCGGTCCTCGCCACGCTCTGCTTCGTCGAGCGCGGGCTCACCCGGCTGGGATGGCTCGGCGCCAGCGACGGGCTCGGCGCCTCGGTGGCCGGCCGGCTCCTGCCGTGGGTCAAGCTCGTCGGCGCGGAGTCGCTGATCATCTACGTCGCGCACCTCCTCGCGCTCCACGGCTCGGTGCTGGCGCCGGGCCTGAAGCACACCGACGTCTTCGCCGAGCACCAGCACGGCGTGGTCATGGCGAGCGTCGTGACGCTGCTCGTGTTCGTGGCCATGGTCCTGCTCGCGAAGGGCTGGAACGAGCTGAAGAAGCAGCAGCAGGGCTTCGGCGCGGTGCAGATCTCGATGGTCGGGTTGATCGTGTTCCTGATGCTCACGGGGCGCTGAGCGGCCCCGCAGACGATCGCCCTCGGGAGCGCGATCTCGCGCAGAACCGCCTCATCCGAGTCCCTTTTCGGCGCTTTGTGCGCCTCTGGGATCGACGCGTCGATCGGACTGTGATCTACAAGAGTCGGCGATTTCCGTCAGTCCGAGCGCGGCCTCGACGTCTCCGCCCCCGAGCCCATGCGACGCCACCTCAAGCTCTGCCACACGTCGGACTGGCACCTGGGGCACACGCTCCACGGGCACCCGCGTGAGCACGAGCACGAGCGCTTCCTCGCCTTCCTGCTCGACGTGCTGGAGCGCGAGGCGGTGGACGCGCTGATCGTGGCCGGGGACGTCTTCGACACCGCCAACCCGCCGGCCTCGGCCCAGGCCATGTTCTACCGCTTCCTCGCCGAGGCCCGCGCGCGGTTGC
This region of Sandaracinaceae bacterium genomic DNA includes:
- a CDS encoding heparan-alpha-glucosaminide N-acetyltransferase domain-containing protein, with amino-acid sequence MSQVADVDAMAAAPAREAAEARPVAKAARWLALDLFRFCAVCLMVQGHVFSTLLDQATKSQGWYPHHSFVHGYTAPMFLFGAGLAFGYTTFRKWDEHTSGGFAALKRFKRYGWLLVIGYMLHLPTLSLSRLLDIDDPAALARMFQVDVLQHIGVSLAICQLMVLFVKSKRVFVTLVAAMAGFCICAAPWVWQWDVSGLPVWLAGYVNAAGGSIFPIVPWAGFTYTGIVIAYAVGVGGAGSAKAVSERVSWPFAALAALFLLVPVVLDRFGPFPWPEHNFWKTNPFFFFWRLGNVMAVLATLCFVERGLTRLGWLGASDGLGASVAGRLLPWVKLVGAESLIIYVAHLLALHGSVLAPGLKHTDVFAEHQHGVVMASVVTLLVFVAMVLLAKGWNELKKQQQGFGAVQISMVGLIVFLMLTGR